TTGGAAAAATTAAATATTCCTGTTTACAACATCTTTTGGTATGTTTTGAATCCGTTTATTATCATAGAACTAACGGGAAATCTCCATTTTGAAGGGGTGATGATTTTCTTTTTAGTTTGGAGTTTGTATTTACTTCATATAGGAAAATGGCAATTTGCTGCCATTACTTTAGGTTTATCCATTTCGGTAAAACTAATTCCTTTACTATTTCTGCCTTTGTTTTTTAAGAGGTTGGTAAAAAGCAAAGAGGTTTCGACTTCGCTTAACCAAAAAACAGATGACAAGATTACTTCGCCATTACCTCCTCCCAACAACGGATTAAGAAAACGAACCCAACTGATTGGTTTTTATAGCATAACACTACTTACAACCGTCTTATTATTTCTTCCTTTTTACTCAAAACAATTCATATATAATTATACAAAAACGGTTGGTTTATGGTTTCAGGATTTTGAATTTAATGCCAGTTTATACTATATAGCTAGAGAAATCGGTTACTTATTTAGAGGATATAATGAAATTGCTGTAATAGGTAAAATCATTCCTATTCTTGTTTTGCTATTTGTGTTGGGCATGACGTTTTTAAGGAAAAATAAAACCAGCGTTCAACTTATTTCGAGTATGCTTTTAGTCCTTTCGTTTTACTATTTTACGGCTACAACAGTACATCCTTGGTATGTAGCAACGCTTTTAATACTATCTATTTTTACCAATTACAAATTCCCTTTGGTTTGGAGTTTTACAATTATTCTGAGTTATCTAGCATATTTAAATACAAACAATACCGAAAATTTATGGATTATTGGATTGGAATATTTAGTGGTATATGCTGTTTTTATTTGGGAAGTTTTTCTAAAGAAAAAATTTAGTGATAAACATATCAATCACTTCAATAACAATTAAAATGATGATGATCCATTCTAATTTGCTACTTTCTCTATGATCCATAATGTCTTTAAAGAGGTCTAGATTCTCTTTAATGATTTCTATGCGATCGTGAATTAAGCGATACCTATCGGTTAAATCGAAAGTTTGTTTTAGCTCTAAATTTAGTTTGTTGAGCTGTTCGTTTTCCCAAGTAATTTGTGGTGAATCGAAAATGTAAAGATTTTCAGAAATCTTGTTTTTTATATTCAGAACCTTACCAATAAAACGTTTAAGTGCATAGCCTGAAATATCTAATTTCCCTTTATTTTCTAGATAGGTTGTATGCTTGTTGGTTTGAATTAATATGTCTTCTGTAATTTCCGAATAGCGATTCAATGCTACCGATTGGGATGTATTCAACATAACCAATCGTATCATTTCTTTATCTAAACTGGGTAAAATAACACTATCGAATTCAACTTTCAACGTATCTTGTTCTACCACAACTTCTACTACTTCCGATAGTTTATCAACAAAATAATCGTTACAAAAGGGTCTTATTTCTTTGAAGATTCCAGAAATGGCTTCAGCACTTAAATTAAAAAAACTTACGATACCGTATTGAAAAATATAAACAAAGGCATTATTGGAAACCTTATAAAAAAGTTCGTCACTATCATGAAACATTAAGTGCCATGATAAGTGACTTTTACTTTCTTTTATATTAATTGTGCTTGCTACTTGATAAGCAACCGTTGCGTACATTACTTTTTGAATATATCGGATGCATTTTTAAAACTCTTGAATTCCAACATATAATCGTTTGGGTCTTTTATAAAGAATGAAACGTGCTCTCCCGCTTTATCTTCCAAGAACCTTGCTTGGGTAACCAAGTCAAGCTTTTGGTCTTTAAGCCGTGCATAAATTTGCTCCCAATCTTTTAAATCAATAATAACCCCAAAATGAAACGAGGGCAATATTTTACCTTCAAATACATAATTAGGACTGTTAAAGCTAAATTTTTCGGCTTTTATAAATGTTATTTGATTGCCAAACAAATTTATATCCACCCAACTTTGTGTTTTCCTTCCTGAGGAAGCGCCAATATTATCTACGTAAAAGCTTTCTGTAGCTTTTACGCTTAAGCATGGCAACGACATATGAAATGATGCGCCCATAATATAACTAGGATTAAAGAGGTTTTAAACTTTCAACTCTGTAAATTACAAAATCTTCGTCATCATCTTCAAAATCTTCAACAAAAGTTATCCTAAAACTTTTATCGATATAGCTTTTGTCGTTCTTTAAATCATATTGTTTTAATACTCTAGGATGCACTTCCTCGAATACTAACTCTTCCCCATTTTCAAACCAAAACGTAAAATAACCGTTTTTGTAAGACTTAAAAACAGCTGTTCTCATAAAACAATTTATTTACTATGAATTAATCTAATCAATATCATCATCTTCATCATCCTCCTCATCGTAATCTGAATCGGCATCATCATCGTCTTCACTATCGTCATCGTCATCCTCCAATTTAGGTTTTTTAACTACGTCATCATCGTCGTCGTCATCTAAATTTGCATCAGCATCGTCAACTTTAACTTCTTCAAAATCATCATCAGCAACATCAGCATCGTCATCGCCGAAGTCTTCCATTGCTTGTACCAGTCGTTTCCCTACTTTTACTAAATAAATAGTATCATCTGTACGAACTTCTACTGCTTCAATGATTTCGTTTTGGGCATTTCTAAAAGAAATAATATCTGTTTCATCGTATCCATCGGGAAACTTTTCAACAAGAAGATTTAATATATCTTCATTTAATTTTTTGTAATCTACAATTTTGCGTAACATTTTTATTTGAGTTGGGTTATTGGTCTAACAAATATGCAAAAATTAATGGAGCAACAATAGTTGCATCGCTTTCTATTATATATTTTGGGGTATCTATATCTAATTTACCCCACGTTATTTTTTCGTTTGGTACGGCGCCGGAGTACGAACCATAGCTGGTTGTTGAGTCACTTATTTGGCAAAAATAACTCCAAAAAGGGATGTCGTGCATTTCCATATCTTGGTAAAGCATTGGCACTACACATATTGGAAAATCGCCAGCTATACCACCTCCAATTTGGAAAAAACCAACGCCTTTTCCACCTGAATTTTTCGGATACCAATCGGCTAACCACATCATGTATTCAATACCACTTTTGGTAGTTGACGCTTTTAATTCACCTTTAATACAGTAAGATGCAAAAATATTGCCCATGGTGCTGTCTTCCCAACCTGGAACTACAATTGGTAAGTTTTTTTCGGCTGCGGCAACCATCCAAGAATCTTTAGGGTCGATCTCGTAATATTGTTTTAAAACGCCGGAGTTTATCATTTGATACATAAATTCATGTGGAAAGTAGCGTTCCCCCGATTTGTCTGCTTTATTCCAAATATCAAACAAATGGGATTGTAAACGCCTAAACGCTTCTTCTTCTGGAATACACGTATCGGTAACGCGGTTATAATGGTTTTCCAATAAATCCCATTCTTCTTGTGGTGATAAATCTCTATAATTTGGGACTCTTTTATATGAATTATGAGCAACCAAATTCATAATATCTTCTTCAAGATTTGCACCTGTACAAGAAATAATATGAATTTTATCTTGACGTATCATTTCTGCCAACGATTTGCCTAGCTCTGCGGTACTCATCGCTCCAGCTAGGGTTACCATCATTTTCCCGTCTTCTAACAAATGCGTTTCGTAACCTTTTGCGGCATCGACTAAAGCAGCAGCATTAAAATGTAAATAATTTTTTTCTATGAATTGTGATATGGGTCCTTTAGTACTCATCGTCATCGTTAAATTTTGAAGCGTTATTTTTTTGTTTTGTATTATCGTAGGTATTATCGTAATCGTCGCCGACCTCTTGGCCCATAAATTTATAACTTAACATTTTATAATACAATTTTGCTGCTAAAAAATCGGAAGCTTTTTGTTTTACACTTGGGTACAAATCAACAATATCAAAGCCAACCACATTTTTTTCTGCAAAAACTTGCTTTAAGAAATCTAAAGTTTCATACCAGAATAAACCACCTGGTAAAGGTGAGCAGGTATTTGGCATGATGGAAATATCCAAACCACTTAGACTAAAATTAATAAATACATTATCTGTCATTTGGTCTATGGCAGAATCTATCCATGTATCATCAACCGCCATTTCGTGTGCAAAATAGGTTTTATCGATATCGGCTATTGTTTTTTCTTTCGCGCTCATAGAGCGAATACCCACTTGTATTAAATTGGTTGTTTGGCTGGCTTCATACAGCGCGCAGGCATTATTAACAGAAGATCCGTCATGGCTTTTTTGCAAATGGGAGTGCGCACCAATGTGCAATACCGTTAGACTTGGAAACATGTCGTTAAAAGCTCGAATGGTTCCTATAGAAACTGCATGTTCACCGCCAAAAATGGTTACGAACTTATTCTTCTTGATGTATTTTTTTGTGGTTTGATGAACAGCTTCCACTAACACTTCAGGTGTGGCATTCTCTTCAACCGGATCTACTAAATAAACACCTTGTTGGTAAACTTCCGTATCTGTTTCTATATCGTAAAGTTCCATGTTATTTGAAGCATTTAAAAACGCTTCTGGTCCTTTGTCTGCTCCTTTTTGTACTGTACTTGTTCCATCATAAGGCACAGGAATTAAAACTATTTTTGATTGTTCTAATTTTGAAAACTCTTCTGGAACTCCTGCATATGTGTTATTTGTCATAACCTAAAATTTTAAGTAAGTCTTCACTTTTTTGTTGTTCACTGAATAATTCTGTTGTGATGTTTCCATCAGCATCTCTATCTATTAAAATATGTTTTGGCGATGGTATTAAGCAATGTTGTAAACCACCGTATCCGCCAATAGTTTCTTGATAAGCTCCTGTATTGAAAAACCCAATGTACAATGGTTTTTCTTTATTATATTTTGGCAAATATATAGCATTCATGTGCTGTTCGCTATTATAATAATCGTCGCTATCGCAAGTCAATCCACCTAACAAAACACGTTCGTAACTTTCGTGCCATCTATTAATAGGCAACATTACAAAACGTTTGTTAATGGCCCAAGTATCTGGCAAAGTAGTAATGAAAGAGGAGTTTATCATATTCCATTTTTCACGGTCGTTTTGTTGTTTTTGATACAAAACTTCATAAATAGCACCGCCACTTTCACCAACTGTAAAACTTCCAAATTCCGTAAAAATATGAGGCACTTCAACTTCTTCTTCTTCACAAACCAATTTTATTTGATTAATGATTTCTCCAACAATATATTCATAATCAAAATCGAAAGCCAAGGAGTTCTTAATAGGGAAACCACCGCCAATATTCAAACTATCTAAGCTAGGGCAAATACGCTTTAAGCTGGTATATACTTTTAAACATTTTGTTAACTCGTTCCAATAATATGCATTGTCTCGAATGCCAGTATTAATGAAAAAATGAAGCATTTTAAGTTTCACTTTTTTGTTTTCTTTAATTTGGCTTCTGTAAAAAGGCAAAATATTTTTATAGCCAATACCTAAACGCGAGGTATAAAATTCGAATTTAGGCTCTTCCTCAGAAGCGATACGGATACCAATATTGAATTTTCCTTTAATTTCTTTTGACAACAAATCAATTTCTTCGTAGTTATCAATAATTGGGATACAATTTTTGTGCCCGTTATTAATTAGCCTAGCTAAGTTAGAAATGTATTGATCTCTTTTAAAACCGTTACTAATTACATAGGTTTTATCGGTTATCTTTCCTTCAGCTTTTAAGCTTTCAACAATATCAATATCAAAAGCAGACGATGTTTCTATATGTATATCGTTTTTTAAAGCTTCATCAAGCACATGCTTAAAATGAGAGCTTTTGGTACAATAGCAATAACTGTATTTACCTTTATACTTATTAGCTTTAATGGCCTTATCAAACCATCCTTTAGCTCTATTTATATTGTTTGAAATTTGTGGTAAGTACGTAAACTTTAAAGGTGCACCATATGTTTCAACTAAACCTATAAGGTCTATACCATGGAACTGTAGATGTTTATCGTTTAGATCAAATTCTTCTTGTGGAAAATAAAAAGATTGATTTATTAAATCAATGTATTTGGTGTTCATTCTTTATTTTTTGATATAATAGTTTGGTATTAATTTTTTAAAGTTAAGAAACATTCGTTTCTAATCAAATAATATTTACCTATTAATCAAATTCGAATTGGACTATGTGTCATTGGAACAAAGCCATGCATATGCTGGTTAGCAACAATAGTATACACAGAAGTTAGCTTTAAAATTCGGTTACTTTTTCTATAAGCTGCTTTTGAAAATAACTTCTCAAATTTCAAAAACCCGAACATATAAACACGTTTCAATTTGTTCAGCAATTACATTACAAATGAAATATAAAAAATTTAATTTTATAGCGATTTGGATATTTTTTTTAGATTTTTTTTGAAATGGATTTTGGGCGTTCCCCACAAGAGGTTAGGCTTGAAGCTTATCTTGAGTAAGTCATAAGGTTACAATCTTTTTTATCGTGCCTCACAAAACGAATTCCCACTCCAAATGCGAAACATTGACAAATTCAATTATTCAAAAACATTAAGTAATGAAAATCCGTAATGCAAAAACCAAGTGAATCTAAAGCATTTTCAGGTTGTTTAATTCCTGTTCGGTAAGATGCTTCCAATGTCCACGCGGAATGTCTTTTTTGGTAAGTGGGCCTATGGCAACGCAATCCAAATTAACGATTTCATATTTAAAATAATCAAAAATAGTACGGATTAATGTGTTGCCTGTATTTTTAATTTTTAAACCTATTTCATTTTTCGATGCCCCGTCAATATAACTAATCTCCTCAACAGCAATAAGCTTGCCTTCTATTTTAAAGCCAGCTTGAATCGCTTTTAAGTCTTCAAGTTTTAAATTTTTGTCTAATTCTATATGAAATAAACGAGGCACCCCATTTTTAGAATTGGTGAATTTTGCAGCAATGACATCATCGTTTGTAAACAATAACAATCCTTTTGAGTTCCTGCCCAAACGTCCAATAGGTTTTATTCTAGATGCTGTGGCATTAGCAACTAGATCCATAACCGTTCTACCTTTGCCTTCACTGGTTGTGGTTGCAAATCCTTTAGGTTTGTTAAGTAAAACGTATGCTTTTTTCTCTGGATTAATACGGGCACCATCATAACGTACTTCGTCTTCAAGCTTCACTTTATACCCCATTTCCGTAATTACCTTACCATTAACCGTTACTAAACCGGTAGCAATATGTACATCAGCTTCTCTACGAGAGCACATACCAGAATTAGCAACATATTTATTCAATCTAATCTCGTCTGGATTTGATGGTTTTTTAGATGGTGGATTTACATTTTTCACAGGTGCGTTTCCTCTGGCAAAACTTTTACTTTTTGAATTACTCCCACCTCTGCTTGCATTTTTTCCATTTCCGTTTTGCTGTCCTCTACCTGAAGGTTTCCCTTTTCCACTTGTTCCTTGTGTCCTACTCATCACTTTAATTTTTTGCAAAGATACTTTTAAAATTTACGATTTACGATTTTTGGTTTACGATTTTATAAAATCCTGTTAAGCAACAAATTAACATCTATTAATAAAATACTAAAAACACCCAAAACAATAATAAATTTTAAAATACTGTGACCTAGCAAGTAGTGTAATTTGGTTTTGGATTTCCATAGTAATACTAAAAACACCAATAACAGTACAATACTTAAGTAAAAATATATGTACATGTAACCAATTTCAAATTTAAATAGTAAAAGATAAGTGGGAATTAGCGTTAATATAGCCAATACCGTAAGCATGCGTTTTGAAACCACTTCCCCATAAACAACGGGAATGGTGTGGTAATTTTGCGTTAAATCGCCTGTAATATTTTCTAAATCTTTGGTGAGTTCTCGCATCGAAATAAGCAAAAACAAGAAAATGGCATGTACAAAAATGACGGTTTCGAAATTTTTGTAATACATAAAAATGGCAAAAAATGGCATGATGGTTAAAATAGCTGATGTTAAATTACCAATAAAAGGCAGCTTTTTTAATTTATGTGAATAAAACCAAATAGCAAAAATATAAATGGAAAAGAAAACTACGGCTCTAAAAGACACATAGCTCGCCATGATGACCGCTAAAAAATTTAAAACAAAATAAAAAGATAGCTTCGTGTTTTGACTTACCAGCTTATCTAATTTAGATTTAATAGGGCGATTAATTAAATCTTTCTCAGAATCATAAAAATTATTTATAATATAACCTCCTGCAATAGTAGTTGCAGATGCCAAAACCAACAAAAACAAATTAACATCCAAAACCACTTGTCTTAATGGTTTATCATGTGCCAAAATATAAATAGATGCTAAATATTGCGCTATTATTATAACAAGAATATTATAACCTCTAATTACAGAAAACATGCTAAAAAACTTAAGTAGTATGTGCTTTTGTTTTCTGTTAAGCATAAAATATTTATCAGGAATTCTTCGACAAACTCAGAATATAAGCCAATTAAAAATTATAAACCACTTCTAGTTTATAATCCTTTAACGCATGTTTTGCCTTATGTATATCTTCAGTAAATCCTAAGATATAACCGCCACCACCAGAACCACAAAGCTTTAAATAGTATTCGTTGGTTTCAATGCCTTTTTTCCAAAGTTCATGAAATTGAACAGGAATCATCGGTTTAAAATTATTTAACACGACTTTAGATAATCGCTTCGTGTTTTTAAACAACGATTTTATATCACCTTTCAAGAAATCATCCACACAAGCATCGGTATGTTTTATAAACTGGTCTTTAAGCATATTACGAAACCCTTCTTGCTTCATATTCTCCATAAAAATACTAACCATTGGAGCCGTTTCCCCAATAATACCACTATCCAATAAAAACACCGCGCCTTTTCCATCTACTTTTTGTGAAGGAATGCCAGTAGCTTCAATATTATCTTTTGAATTTATAAGAATTGGAATACTCAAATAGCTATTTAAAGGATCTAAACCAGACGACTTACCATGGAAAAAAGATTCCATTTCAGAAAAAATGGACTTTAAAGTCAATAATTTTTCACGCGTTAAATTCTCTAAAACCGTTATCTTGTTATGTGCATAATTATAGTAAATAGCTGCAACTAGGGCGCCACTACTACCTACACCATACCCTTGTGGAATGGACGAATCGAAATACATACCCGCATCTACATCACTCTTTAAAGCATCCATATCGAAAGTTACCAATTCAGGATTGATCTTTTCTAAATAGGCAACAAAACGTTTTAAGTTTTCGTTAGATTTTAAAGTAGCTTCCGACGGGTTTTTGTCTGTTTTTAAAGCACCGTTATAAAAATTATAAGGAATTGATAATCCTTTAGAATCTTTAATGATTCCGTACTCGCCAAAGAGTAGAATTTTAGAGTAAAATAATGGTCCTTTCACTTAATTTAATTAAAAATTAATATTATGAAGTGGTTTAAACTTTTTCCAATTGGCTAAAAAATCGCCCTTTGTTGCCCACTCTACGTCTTTTTATCTTTCCGTAGCGATGCTATGCAACTCTAAAAAGGCTTCGATTGGACAAAAAACGACTGATTTTCGCTTCAATCGAAAAAGTTTAAACCACTTCAATGCAAAGTTAATAATTATTCTTTAGATGATTTTACAATACTAACTAATAATCTCAACATTTCCTGAGATTTAGGTTTAAATGCATCAAATTCTGTTTTAGTTAGAAAATTTGTAGCAAATAATAAATCAATCCAATAATCTGTTTCATTTGCTTCTTTTAAACTTATTGATATTTTATTGATAAAATCCGCCTTACTTTGTGCAAATTCAGCTTCCCTAATGTTAGCCCCTATTGAAGTTCCTGATTTTAAGAGTTGCCTAGACATTACGTATTCTTTCTTGTTGTTCGCTAGATCTTTATAAAGACTTACAATTTCAACTGCAAAAGCAAAACTCTTTTCTTTAATTATATTTTCTTTCATAATGAATAATATTAAAGCTAAAAATAAGCCTTTAATTATTCATTTTTACTTAATTAATTTTTAATTAATTTCGCTCCAAAACCAATTTGGTCGCAAATATAATGCCCGTTTTGACAATATGCAACCAATTCATTTTTAATGAATTTCAAAATTTCTGATGATTCTTTCTTTGGATATAACACATGTACGTTTGCTCCAGCATCTAAAGTAAAACTGATATGTAAACCGGTTTCTTGTCTAAACTCCCATATTTTATTAATAATCTTCAAGGTGTTTGGTTTCATTAAAATAAAATAAGGCATACTGGCCATCATCATAGCATGCAGTGTTAATGCTTCACTTTCAATTAAAGCTATAAAATCGTTTAAATCTCCAGATTCTAAAATGGGTTTTAACTTTTCAAGATTATCATGTGCTTGTTGAAACCTGTTTTTTGCATAAGGGTGGTTGTACATTAAATTATGTCCAACCGTACTGCTTACTTGCTTCTCCCCTTTATCAACCAATAAAATGGTGTCTTGGTACGCTTTAAAATTTTCATGAACCTGATAAGGATATTTTACCCCGAATAAATCACTGCTTCCTTCAATCGCATCGGTTTGTCCCCAAACAATTAAATCGCCTTCAATACTTCTACAGGCAGACCCGGAGCCTAAACGTGCTAAAAAGGATGCTTTTTGATTGAAATAATTTTCATCCACAGGCCTTTCGACTGTGCTCAAGGTGGCATCTGCTTGAATTAATTGTTTTTCAACACTCATTAAGCACAACGCCAATGCGCTCATACCACTTGCCGATGATGCAATTCCTGAACTATGAGGAAAAGTGTTTTTCGTTTCTATTTTGAATTTATAATATCTTAAAAAAGGTAAATAAACTTCAATACGCTCAAAAAAAGTTTGGATTTTTGGTTTGAAATCATCTTTCTTTTCACCATCTAAATACACATCAAATTCAAAATCAAAAGCATTTTCTTTTTTTGAAAAAGTGAGCGTTGTAATCGTTTTACAATTATTTAGTGTAAAACTTATGGATGGGTTTTCAGGGATTTGGTCTTTCTTTTTTCCCCAATATTTTACCAACGCAATGTTACTGGGCGATTCCCAAGTTACCTTTCCGCTTTCAACCGTTTTTGAATATGCTTTAGGAATAAATTGTTGTTCAGTCATTCTAATTTAAATCTGAAGACAAAGATAATAGTTTTACCATGGTTTTGTAGTTTCTTGCGGTTCCAGTAACTTTTAACTTGCGTTCATAGGTATTCATATTAAACTTTGTTCGTCCGTAACCTGTTGAGGAATAAAAATAAAGACAGTCATTTTTAATGACAACTTCTTCATTTTCATAAATCATTTCTTGAGTTTTTTCAATTAAATGTTCATCAGGAATGTTACTTAAAAGTATAAAATAACAGTGCTCTTTCTTTTCTTCTGAAAAAGGACACCTATCAAAAATTGCTTGTAACTCATTATTGGTTTTTACTATGACTGAAACTTCAAAACCAAAATGACTATGTATAAGTTTTTGAATTTCTGTTTCTAATTCGGACGCCTTTTTTGAAGATTGAAAAATAATATTCCCACTCTGAATATAAGTTTGAACGTTTTGAAAACCTGCATTTGTTAACAAATCACGTAATTCTGACATGGGCACTTTTTTGTGTCCACCAACATTGATACCTCTTAAAAGTGCGATGTAAGTTGGCATTATTAGAAATCTTGATTTTGGTTGAGAATTCTTAAAATAACAATGCGCTCATGGTAAATTGTATAGTGAATTGAAAAATTGAAATGTTCTAAATTTACAATTCTCACATTTTTATATCGTAATTGAAATGCTTTGGGCATCAAACAAATGACACGTAAATGATTGAACAAATCATCCATAAAAGATGTTTCCTTGTTATATAATTTGAAATAGCACATTGCTCTATAAAGTTCTTTATCTGCTTCTTTGGAAATTTCATAATTCACGCCCATAACGTTTTAAAACTTCTGTAATTGGCATGGTTTCCAATGTTCCATTTTCCATTCTATTCAACATATCATCCATCATTTTTTTGTATTCTTCGGATGGTTCGCTGTAACGCATTGCCGTATCTTCCAAAGTATATTCAATATAATTTTTTAGTGAGCGTTTTTGTAGTTTCGCTTGATTTTCAAGAATTTCAATAGCTTTATCATCTAACTCTATTAATTTTTTTGTTTTTCCCATGATGTAAAAAAGTGTATATATCAAATATATACATTAAATATATATTATGCAATATAAAAATTATTCTGAAATTGATCTAGCAGCAATATATGCCCCTGTCCATGCATTTTGAAAATTAAAACCTCCTGTTATGGCATCTACATTAATCACTTCGCCTGCAAAATAAAGGTTCTTATGAAGTTTACTTTCATAGGTTTTAAAATTAATTTCTTTTAATTCGACGCCACCAGCAGTAACAAATTCTTCTTTAAACGTGCTTTTTCCATCCACCTGAAAAATGGCTTGCGTAAGTTGTGATGCTAAACTTTCTAACTGGCTTTTATTTAAATCTGCCCAACGGGTTTCTTGATTCATATTAGACGCCAATACCAATTTTTGCCACAAACGTTTAGGCAAGTCAAACTGAGTTGATTTGAGCACTGTTTTTTTGGCTAAATCGTGTTTTAGTGTTTTTAAAATATCTAAACAATCTTCAAACGTTTGTTTTATAAAATTAACTTCAATTTGAAATTTATAGTCTCGTTTTGCTAATTCTATAGCGCCAAAAGCTGATAATTTTAAAATGGCTGGTGCGCTCATTCCAACATGCGTAATAAGTAATGGTCCATCACTCCATAAATCGGTTCCTAAAACTTTAACCTCGACATTTTGAACTACAACTCCGGGAATACCCTTGATACGTTCGTCTTTAATATCAAATGTAAATAATGAAGGAACAGGTTGTGAAATACTATGACCCAAGCTTTCTAAAAGATTCCAGATTTTAGGATTACTTCCTGTTGCTATTAATAATTTTTTGCAAGAAAAAATAATGTCTTTTGTTGAAATTTCAAAACCATTTGACTGCACTTCGACAAGCTCAGTGTGACACGTTCGAGGAGAGATTGTAGTCACACTTTGATTATATAAAACCTCAACCTTATGTTTTTTGGCTTCATTTAAAAAACAGTCAATAATCGTTTGTGACGTATTTGACACTGGAAACATTCTACCATCTTCTTCAATCTTCAATGCAACGCCTCGTTTTTCAAACCATTCAATGGTATCGCCCGTCATAAATTGATGAAAAGGCCCTAGCAATTCCTTTTCGCCACGTGGATAATTTTTTATGAGTTCTTGGGGAATAAATTCGGCATGCGTTACATTACATCTTCCACCTCCAGATACTTTCACCTTTTGCAAGCCTTCTTTCCCGCGTTCAAGAATCGCTACTTTTAAAAGTGGATTTTGTTCTGCAATGTTAATAGCTGCAAAAAAACCTGCAGCTCCACCACCAACAATAATCACATCTTTTTCAATCATAGTCTCTCAGGGAAGTCTGAAATAATACCATCTACCCCATAAGATTTTATTCGTTTTATGGGTTTTAAGTTGTTTACCGTAAAAGTGAATACTTTAAAATCTTCCTTTAATTTTTCGACAATCTCTTGGGTCAACATGGTGTAATCGGGATGAATGGAAACCGCATTTATAGTTTTTGCAAAATTTACAGCTTCATCCAAATTAGTATCGGTAATCACTCCTAAAGGAATATTTGGGTTTACTTTA
This genomic window from Mariniflexile sp. TRM1-10 contains:
- a CDS encoding pseudouridine synthase, whose product is MSRTQGTSGKGKPSGRGQQNGNGKNASRGGSNSKSKSFARGNAPVKNVNPPSKKPSNPDEIRLNKYVANSGMCSRREADVHIATGLVTVNGKVITEMGYKVKLEDEVRYDGARINPEKKAYVLLNKPKGFATTTSEGKGRTVMDLVANATASRIKPIGRLGRNSKGLLLFTNDDVIAAKFTNSKNGVPRLFHIELDKNLKLEDLKAIQAGFKIEGKLIAVEEISYIDGASKNEIGLKIKNTGNTLIRTIFDYFKYEIVNLDCVAIGPLTKKDIPRGHWKHLTEQELNNLKML
- a CDS encoding geranylgeranylglycerol-phosphate geranylgeranyltransferase — encoded protein: MLNRKQKHILLKFFSMFSVIRGYNILVIIIAQYLASIYILAHDKPLRQVVLDVNLFLLVLASATTIAGGYIINNFYDSEKDLINRPIKSKLDKLVSQNTKLSFYFVLNFLAVIMASYVSFRAVVFFSIYIFAIWFYSHKLKKLPFIGNLTSAILTIMPFFAIFMYYKNFETVIFVHAIFLFLLISMRELTKDLENITGDLTQNYHTIPVVYGEVVSKRMLTVLAILTLIPTYLLLFKFEIGYMYIYFYLSIVLLLVFLVLLWKSKTKLHYLLGHSILKFIIVLGVFSILLIDVNLLLNRIL
- a CDS encoding mevalonate kinase family protein translates to MKGPLFYSKILLFGEYGIIKDSKGLSIPYNFYNGALKTDKNPSEATLKSNENLKRFVAYLEKINPELVTFDMDALKSDVDAGMYFDSSIPQGYGVGSSGALVAAIYYNYAHNKITVLENLTREKLLTLKSIFSEMESFFHGKSSGLDPLNSYLSIPILINSKDNIEATGIPSQKVDGKGAVFLLDSGIIGETAPMVSIFMENMKQEGFRNMLKDQFIKHTDACVDDFLKGDIKSLFKNTKRLSKVVLNNFKPMIPVQFHELWKKGIETNEYYLKLCGSGGGGYILGFTEDIHKAKHALKDYKLEVVYNF
- a CDS encoding four helix bundle protein; this translates as MKENIIKEKSFAFAVEIVSLYKDLANNKKEYVMSRQLLKSGTSIGANIREAEFAQSKADFINKISISLKEANETDYWIDLLFATNFLTKTEFDAFKPKSQEMLRLLVSIVKSSKE
- a CDS encoding diphosphomevalonate/mevalonate 3,5-bisphosphate decarboxylase family protein, with the translated sequence MTEQQFIPKAYSKTVESGKVTWESPSNIALVKYWGKKKDQIPENPSISFTLNNCKTITTLTFSKKENAFDFEFDVYLDGEKKDDFKPKIQTFFERIEVYLPFLRYYKFKIETKNTFPHSSGIASSASGMSALALCLMSVEKQLIQADATLSTVERPVDENYFNQKASFLARLGSGSACRSIEGDLIVWGQTDAIEGSSDLFGVKYPYQVHENFKAYQDTILLVDKGEKQVSSTVGHNLMYNHPYAKNRFQQAHDNLEKLKPILESGDLNDFIALIESEALTLHAMMMASMPYFILMKPNTLKIINKIWEFRQETGLHISFTLDAGANVHVLYPKKESSEILKFIKNELVAYCQNGHYICDQIGFGAKLIKN
- a CDS encoding DUF1697 domain-containing protein → MPTYIALLRGINVGGHKKVPMSELRDLLTNAGFQNVQTYIQSGNIIFQSSKKASELETEIQKLIHSHFGFEVSVIVKTNNELQAIFDRCPFSEEKKEHCYFILLSNIPDEHLIEKTQEMIYENEEVVIKNDCLYFYSSTGYGRTKFNMNTYERKLKVTGTARNYKTMVKLLSLSSDLN
- a CDS encoding type II toxin-antitoxin system RelE/ParE family toxin codes for the protein MNYEISKEADKELYRAMCYFKLYNKETSFMDDLFNHLRVICLMPKAFQLRYKNVRIVNLEHFNFSIHYTIYHERIVILRILNQNQDF